One part of the Methylobacterium mesophilicum SR1.6/6 genome encodes these proteins:
- a CDS encoding long-chain-fatty-acid--CoA ligase, translating into MSAIHIDGVLGEAAASAQARRQVAGSSTLPDLLDQSVSRFPDRPALEFCGRAWTYREVGALADRLAAGLARLGVGRGVRVGLCLPNTPYFVVFYFAVLKAGGTVVNFNPLYTSRECATQIRDSGTTVMVVSDIARIYDPVAAVADEAGLHHLVVCPLADVLPLGRGVLYRLFRRSETARVPADARHVRWARLVGRSGGSRTRATVRPDDVALLQYTGGTTGTPKGAMLTHANLAGNVAQLAPLVREAGLRDGRERVLAVIPLFHVFAMTVAMNLALKIGAQIILVPQFKIDQLLATIARTRPTFFPAVPTLFGAINKAAETATVDLGSIRLCISGGAPLPAEIAARFEALTGCRVSEGYGLTECSPVVCVNPFDARRRAGSVGLPLADTAIEIRDPRHPDRILPPGAKGEVFVRGPQVMAGYWRRPAETAEILLDGALKTGDIGYRDADGFLFLVDRIKDLILCGGYNVYPRQIEDALYEHEAVEEAVAIGIPDAYRGESPKAFVKLRAGHDTTPEALRVFLAARISKIELPREIEIRASLPKTAVGKLSKKELVAEERDRADRAALDRRASA; encoded by the coding sequence ATGTCGGCCATTCACATCGATGGCGTGCTCGGCGAAGCGGCCGCGTCCGCTCAAGCACGGCGACAAGTCGCTGGATCGAGCACGCTGCCGGATCTTCTCGATCAAAGCGTGTCGCGCTTCCCGGACCGGCCGGCGCTCGAATTCTGCGGGCGGGCTTGGACCTATCGCGAGGTCGGCGCTCTGGCCGATCGGTTGGCGGCGGGTCTCGCACGACTGGGAGTCGGGCGCGGTGTCCGGGTCGGACTGTGCCTGCCCAACACGCCGTATTTCGTGGTCTTCTACTTCGCGGTCCTCAAAGCCGGTGGAACCGTCGTCAACTTCAACCCGCTCTACACGTCCCGGGAATGCGCGACCCAGATCCGCGACTCGGGGACGACGGTGATGGTCGTGTCCGACATCGCCCGGATCTACGATCCGGTCGCCGCGGTCGCGGACGAGGCGGGGTTGCACCACCTGGTGGTCTGTCCGCTCGCGGACGTGCTGCCCCTGGGCCGGGGCGTTCTCTATCGCCTGTTCAGGCGGTCGGAAACCGCCCGGGTGCCGGCGGATGCGCGGCACGTCCGCTGGGCCAGGCTGGTCGGGCGTTCCGGTGGATCCCGGACGCGTGCCACCGTGCGCCCCGACGATGTCGCGCTGCTACAATATACCGGCGGGACGACCGGCACGCCCAAGGGGGCGATGCTGACCCACGCCAATCTCGCCGGGAATGTCGCTCAGCTGGCCCCGCTCGTCCGGGAGGCGGGCTTGCGGGACGGCCGCGAGCGTGTCCTGGCCGTCATCCCGCTATTCCACGTCTTCGCCATGACGGTGGCGATGAACCTCGCGCTCAAGATCGGCGCGCAGATCATCCTCGTTCCACAGTTCAAGATCGATCAGCTCCTCGCCACCATCGCCCGAACGCGGCCGACCTTCTTTCCCGCGGTCCCGACGCTCTTCGGGGCCATCAACAAGGCGGCGGAAACCGCGACGGTCGACCTTGGATCGATCCGGCTGTGCATCTCGGGCGGTGCCCCGCTGCCGGCCGAAATCGCCGCCCGTTTCGAGGCGCTCACGGGATGCCGCGTGTCGGAGGGCTACGGCTTGACGGAGTGTTCGCCGGTCGTCTGCGTCAACCCGTTCGATGCCCGCCGCCGCGCCGGGTCGGTCGGTCTGCCGCTGGCGGACACGGCCATCGAGATCCGCGACCCGCGTCACCCGGATCGGATCCTGCCGCCCGGCGCGAAGGGCGAAGTCTTCGTCCGGGGTCCGCAGGTCATGGCCGGCTACTGGCGCCGTCCGGCTGAGACGGCCGAAATCCTTCTCGACGGCGCGCTGAAGACGGGGGATATCGGCTACCGCGACGCGGACGGCTTCCTGTTTCTGGTCGACAGGATCAAGGATCTGATCCTCTGCGGCGGATACAACGTCTATCCACGCCAGATCGAGGACGCGCTCTACGAGCACGAGGCCGTCGAGGAGGCGGTCGCGATCGGCATTCCCGACGCGTATCGCGGCGAGAGCCCGAAAGCTTTCGTGAAGCTGCGCGCCGGGCATGATACGACGCCGGAGGCGCTTCGGGTTTTCCTGGCGGCGCGGATCTCGAAGATCGAGCTGCCTCGGGAGATCGAGATCCGGGCGAGCCTGCCGAAGACGGCGGTCGGCAAGCTGTCGAAGAAGGAACTGGTCGCGGAGGAGCGCGACCGCGCCGATCGCGCGGCCCTGGACAGGCGGGCGTCGGCATGA
- a CDS encoding SDR family NAD(P)-dependent oxidoreductase, with protein sequence MVANIGFRVGAAALLASVCGMTEAHAGAFGIREQSTQAQGLSYAGAASGSGGVSSIFWNPATITMPRATARAHALTLSGQIAPVVCLRLGRRYGGRTLFDRVFRVNVKSIFHYVRAIAPLMRDAGGGVILNVSSTAALRPQPGLTWYNASKGAASLASKSLALELAPWKIRVNALCPVMGATGVRFVERVASRRRTRSRSTRRPPSPAEGGGGTASPAAPSPIPRTRKPRCCSPSTS encoded by the coding sequence ATGGTTGCCAACATCGGATTTCGTGTCGGAGCGGCCGCGCTGCTTGCCTCGGTCTGTGGAATGACGGAGGCGCATGCGGGTGCGTTTGGGATCCGGGAGCAGAGCACGCAGGCCCAGGGTCTGTCGTACGCGGGGGCGGCGTCGGGCTCGGGCGGCGTGTCGTCGATCTTCTGGAACCCGGCCACGATCACCATGCCTCGCGCGACCGCGCGGGCCCACGCGCTTACGCTCTCGGGACAGATTGCGCCGGTCGTCTGCCTTCGACTTGGGCGTCGGTACGGCGGGCGGACGCTCTTCGACCGCGTGTTCCGGGTCAATGTGAAGTCGATCTTCCACTACGTCCGCGCCATCGCGCCGCTGATGCGCGACGCGGGCGGCGGCGTCATCCTCAACGTCAGCTCGACGGCGGCCCTGCGTCCGCAGCCGGGGCTGACGTGGTACAACGCCTCCAAGGGAGCGGCGAGCCTCGCCTCGAAGTCCCTGGCCCTCGAACTTGCGCCCTGGAAGATCCGGGTGAACGCCCTCTGCCCGGTGATGGGCGCCACCGGCGTCCGTTTCGTCGAACGCGTCGCCTCCCGTCGCCGGACCCGGTCGCGGTCGACGCGACGGCCACCCTCCCCCGCGGAGGGGGGAGGGGGCACAGCGTCACCCGCCGCGCCGTCCCCGATCCCGCGCACCCGGAAACCCCGATGCTGCTCACCCTCGACATCCTGA
- a CDS encoding branched-chain amino acid ABC transporter permease: MLLTLDILTTAAILFIVAIGLLAIFGVLKIINFAHGAWLTVGAYCAVVTARLGLNPWLALPLAFVIGAALGGLAEHFIIRPLYRRPLDAILATWGLGIVVGQLITLAFGRDVQLTPNLYAGTVEILGVDYSAYRLVALGIALAIGTLFALTIERTRLGLSARAVIMNETLARSLGIDTGRVRLVVFMLGAGFAGLAGVLLTPLTSVDPNMGVSWLIGAFMLVMVADASYLALAAACLVFGAAQVLISTFVSPILGSIAVAVLAALVLRISPKGFSRA; the protein is encoded by the coding sequence ATGCTGCTCACCCTCGACATCCTGACCACGGCGGCGATCCTGTTCATCGTCGCGATCGGCCTCCTGGCGATCTTCGGCGTGCTCAAGATCATCAACTTCGCCCACGGGGCGTGGCTGACGGTCGGCGCCTACTGCGCGGTGGTGACCGCCCGGCTCGGGCTCAATCCGTGGCTGGCGCTGCCGCTGGCCTTCGTCATCGGCGCGGCGCTCGGCGGCCTCGCCGAGCACTTCATCATCCGCCCGCTCTACCGGCGGCCGCTGGACGCGATCCTCGCCACCTGGGGGCTCGGCATCGTGGTCGGGCAGCTCATCACCCTGGCCTTCGGCCGCGACGTCCAGCTCACCCCGAACCTCTACGCCGGCACCGTCGAGATCCTCGGCGTCGACTACTCCGCCTACCGCCTCGTCGCCCTCGGCATCGCGCTCGCGATCGGCACGCTGTTCGCGCTCACCATCGAGCGGACCCGGCTCGGCCTCTCGGCCCGGGCGGTGATCATGAACGAGACCCTGGCGCGCAGCCTCGGCATCGACACGGGGCGCGTGCGCCTCGTCGTGTTCATGCTCGGCGCCGGCTTCGCGGGCCTCGCCGGCGTCCTGCTGACGCCGCTCACCAGCGTCGACCCGAACATGGGCGTCTCCTGGCTGATCGGCGCCTTCATGCTGGTGATGGTCGCCGACGCCTCGTACCTGGCGCTCGCGGCGGCCTGCCTGGTCTTCGGGGCCGCGCAGGTCCTGATCAGCACCTTCGTGAGCCCGATCCTGGGCAGCATCGCGGTCGCGGTGCTCGCAGCCCTCGTGCTGCGGATCAGCCCGAAAGGTTTCTCCCGTGCTTGA
- a CDS encoding branched-chain amino acid ABC transporter ATP-binding protein/permease, with translation MLETLPVAERAAAAPRRRRLSRAAPVVVAALAALALWIAPLFLDTFAVNVLTRSMIYAVLAVTVDLLWGFAGILTFGQAAFFGIGAYATAMILAAYGATPLGIAAAVAAALAVPALLGLAVGWLSFYHRSTPLYASVISLVVPIVVVQLIYSGGEWTGSSSGLVGFDVLPFEIEGYFRLAALFLIAVTLAAWILVRADAGRALVALRDNEARCAYLGLNPRRLQIRLTAALAAVAGLAGFLFANASGVVAPENAGFLFGTELVIWVALGGRGTLLGPVLGTIAIDYLAANLSGDLPFLWQLLLGTAFVAIIILLPGGLADLVGRLWRALPVGRRQPAPPRLVARVAAAEQAAAATPILKVENLAKAYGALTVLEGIDLEIRAGELVSLVGPNGAGKTTLMRCLSDGTEPFKGAIAVGGTPITGLTPNRIVGLGIGRKFQVASVFESLSVADCLRLARASHDGLSPVGQAETLGLPQAALDVLRMTGLDRQLTQPTRLLSHGQKQALELAMVVALEPRLILLDEPTAGLTKAERTTIGTVLKALTAGGRIAAVLVEHDLDFVREISSRIVVLHQGRLVLDGTVEAVVGSELVRTIYAGGGHG, from the coding sequence GTGCTTGAGACCCTGCCCGTCGCCGAGCGCGCCGCCGCGGCACCCCGCCGGCGACGCCTGTCCCGAGCGGCGCCCGTCGTGGTCGCGGCCCTGGCGGCCCTGGCCCTCTGGATCGCGCCGCTCTTCCTCGACACCTTCGCGGTCAACGTCCTGACCCGCTCGATGATCTACGCGGTGCTGGCCGTCACGGTGGACCTGCTCTGGGGCTTCGCGGGGATCCTGACCTTCGGGCAGGCGGCCTTCTTCGGCATCGGCGCCTACGCCACCGCGATGATCCTCGCCGCCTACGGGGCGACGCCGCTGGGGATCGCCGCGGCGGTCGCGGCGGCGCTCGCAGTGCCGGCCCTGCTCGGCCTCGCGGTCGGCTGGCTGTCCTTCTACCACCGCTCGACCCCGCTCTACGCCTCGGTGATCTCGCTGGTCGTCCCGATCGTCGTGGTGCAGCTCATCTATTCGGGCGGGGAATGGACCGGCTCCAGCAGCGGCCTCGTCGGCTTCGACGTGCTGCCCTTCGAGATCGAGGGCTATTTCCGCCTCGCGGCCCTGTTCCTGATCGCGGTCACGCTGGCGGCCTGGATCCTGGTCCGGGCCGATGCCGGCCGCGCCCTCGTGGCGCTCCGGGACAACGAGGCGCGCTGCGCCTATCTCGGCCTCAACCCGCGGCGCCTGCAGATCCGGCTGACCGCCGCGCTCGCCGCCGTCGCCGGGCTCGCGGGCTTCCTGTTCGCCAACGCCTCCGGGGTGGTCGCGCCCGAGAATGCCGGCTTCCTGTTCGGCACCGAGCTGGTCATCTGGGTCGCGCTCGGCGGCCGCGGCACGCTGCTCGGCCCGGTGCTCGGCACCATCGCGATCGACTACCTCGCGGCGAACCTGTCCGGCGACCTGCCGTTCCTCTGGCAGCTCCTCCTGGGGACGGCCTTCGTGGCCATCATCATCCTGCTGCCGGGCGGCCTCGCCGACCTCGTCGGCCGCCTCTGGCGGGCGCTGCCGGTGGGCCGGCGGCAGCCGGCGCCGCCGCGCCTCGTCGCGCGGGTGGCCGCCGCGGAGCAGGCCGCCGCCGCGACCCCCATCCTCAAGGTCGAGAACCTCGCCAAGGCCTACGGCGCCCTGACGGTTCTGGAGGGCATCGACCTCGAGATCCGCGCGGGCGAGCTCGTCAGCCTCGTCGGGCCCAACGGCGCCGGCAAGACCACGCTGATGCGCTGCCTCAGCGACGGCACCGAGCCGTTCAAGGGCGCGATCGCCGTCGGCGGCACGCCGATCACCGGGCTGACGCCGAACCGGATCGTCGGCCTCGGCATCGGGCGCAAGTTCCAGGTGGCGAGCGTGTTCGAGAGCCTGTCGGTGGCCGACTGCCTCCGCCTCGCCCGGGCGTCCCACGACGGCCTGAGCCCGGTCGGGCAGGCGGAGACGCTGGGCCTGCCGCAGGCGGCCCTCGACGTGCTGCGCATGACCGGCCTCGACCGCCAGCTGACGCAGCCGACGCGCCTCCTGTCCCACGGCCAGAAGCAGGCGCTGGAACTCGCCATGGTGGTGGCGCTGGAGCCGCGGCTGATCCTGCTGGACGAGCCCACCGCCGGCCTGACCAAGGCCGAGCGCACCACCATCGGCACCGTCCTCAAGGCGCTCACCGCCGGGGGACGGATCGCCGCCGTGCTGGTCGAGCACGACCTCGACTTCGTGCGCGAGATCTCGTCGCGGATCGTGGTGCTGCACCAGGGCCGGCTCGTCCTCGACGGCACCGTGGAGGCGGTCGTCGGCTCGGAGCTGGTCCGGACCATCTATGCGGGAGGCGGCCATGGTTGA
- a CDS encoding ABC transporter ATP-binding protein has product MVEAARPAVREAAGPAEAALALDGVSSGYGAVSIVKDVSLSVGPGEIVALLGKNGMGKTTLLKTILGMVALRGGGITVGGQALAGLTPAKLNALGVGYAPQEQPLFQDLSIRDNLRLAVPSDRMLPEALERLFGHFPFLKDRLAQRAGTLSGGEQKMLILGRALMLRPRLLLIDEISEGVQPSMVERLRGVLQAERDSGVSMLVVEQHVAFALALADRYAVLKLGEIVDSGSARAPDAQARVIDHLAV; this is encoded by the coding sequence ATGGTTGAGGCAGCACGGCCGGCGGTGCGGGAGGCAGCAGGGCCGGCGGAGGCCGCCCTCGCCCTCGACGGGGTGTCGAGCGGTTACGGCGCCGTCTCGATCGTGAAGGACGTGTCCCTCTCGGTCGGGCCGGGGGAGATCGTGGCGCTGCTCGGCAAGAACGGCATGGGCAAGACCACGCTGCTCAAGACCATCCTGGGCATGGTGGCCCTGCGCGGCGGCGGCATCACCGTCGGCGGCCAGGCGCTCGCCGGCCTCACCCCCGCCAAGCTCAACGCGCTCGGCGTCGGCTACGCGCCGCAGGAGCAGCCGCTGTTCCAGGACCTGTCGATCCGCGACAACCTGCGCCTCGCGGTGCCCTCCGACCGGATGCTGCCGGAGGCGCTGGAGCGGCTGTTCGGCCATTTCCCCTTCCTCAAGGACCGGCTGGCCCAGCGGGCCGGCACGCTCTCGGGGGGCGAGCAGAAGATGCTGATCCTCGGGCGCGCCCTGATGCTGCGCCCGCGCCTCCTGCTGATCGACGAGATCTCGGAGGGCGTGCAGCCCTCCATGGTCGAGCGCCTGCGCGGCGTGCTCCAGGCCGAGCGGGACTCGGGCGTGTCCATGCTGGTGGTGGAGCAGCACGTCGCCTTCGCCCTGGCGCTCGCCGACCGCTACGCCGTCCTCAAGCTCGGCGAGATCGTCGACAGCGGGTCGGCGCGGGCGCCGGACGCGCAGGCGCGCGTCATCGACCATCTGGCGGTGTGA
- a CDS encoding DUF1028 domain-containing protein, protein MRELNTFSIAARCPRTGQLGVAVASAVPAVGGLCPFLRAGIGAVTTQSWVNPYLAARILDGLAGGQDPDAALAAALATDDRPDLRQLGLVDARGTGAAWTGAGCTPAAGHRTGPGYAVQGNMLAGPGVIDAMAEAFAGGAACDLDERLMRALEAGDAAGGDKRGKQSASLRIVAGEDYPLLDLRVDEHAEPVAELRRVLLVARRQLVPFVAGMPRKDGPAGALPDDVVAMLLKPPAERPGAEAVGAPDLLRDVVGLRQEPARVAYLLAQFAPVLAEIARLRTLDLADIHPPVVFDPTLPYRRVPHE, encoded by the coding sequence ATGAGAGAACTCAACACCTTCTCGATCGCCGCCCGCTGCCCGCGGACCGGCCAGCTCGGCGTCGCGGTGGCGAGCGCCGTCCCGGCGGTGGGCGGGCTGTGCCCGTTCCTCAGGGCCGGGATCGGCGCCGTCACCACACAATCCTGGGTGAACCCCTATCTGGCCGCCCGCATCCTCGACGGGCTGGCCGGCGGGCAGGATCCCGACGCGGCGCTGGCGGCGGCCCTCGCAACCGACGACCGGCCCGACCTGCGCCAGCTCGGCCTCGTCGACGCGCGCGGGACCGGCGCGGCCTGGACCGGCGCCGGCTGCACGCCGGCGGCCGGCCACCGCACCGGTCCCGGCTACGCCGTCCAGGGCAACATGCTCGCCGGACCCGGCGTGATCGACGCCATGGCGGAGGCCTTCGCGGGGGGCGCCGCCTGCGACCTCGACGAGCGGCTGATGCGCGCCCTGGAGGCCGGCGACGCCGCCGGCGGCGACAAGCGCGGCAAGCAGTCGGCTTCGCTCCGGATCGTCGCCGGCGAGGATTACCCGCTCCTCGACCTGCGGGTCGACGAGCACGCGGAGCCCGTCGCCGAGCTGCGCCGCGTCCTCCTGGTCGCCCGCCGCCAGCTCGTGCCGTTCGTGGCCGGCATGCCCCGGAAGGACGGTCCGGCCGGCGCCCTTCCGGATGACGTCGTGGCGATGCTCCTCAAACCGCCCGCCGAGCGGCCGGGCGCGGAGGCCGTCGGAGCCCCCGACCTCCTGCGCGACGTCGTCGGCCTGCGCCAGGAGCCTGCGCGGGTCGCGTACCTGCTGGCCCAGTTCGCGCCGGTCCTCGCCGAGATCGCGCGGCTGCGCACCCTCGACCTCGCGGACATCCATCCGCCCGTCGTCTTCGATCCGACCTTGCCCTACCGCCGGGTACCCCATGAGTGA
- a CDS encoding Asp-tRNA(Asn)/Glu-tRNA(Gln) amidotransferase GatCAB subunit A, with product MSDAPWQLPITELAQRIAARDLSSADLVGACLDRIGRLDGDLGSFVHLSPAALDAARAADAEIARGGPRGPLHGVPIAIKDNYTTADLPTRAGTAVEALTFPRADSHAVTRLRAAGAVILGKVRMHEFAWGMVTPPTRNPWDLDRVPGGSSGGSGAAVAARLCPAALGSDTGGSIRIPAALCGVVGLKPTYGRIGRSGIVPHSWSLDHAGPLTRTVADAALMLQVLAGPDPDDPAASRAAPVPDYTAGLDRPIRGLRVAVIRNHFFDAVDGAVSAAVEEAIRFFARQGCTVRDVTAPALRHGLGAIYAIELASSTAYHDRSIALGHVAGFAGDVRDLVEMGRLVTGPDYLRAEQVRALIMAEMAAILAEADVIVGPTAPLTAWRTDETSVAIGGRPESVLAASWRLTYPFNLTGLPAIALPCGFDRRGLPISLQIAARPFGEPLMLRVAHQYERAHDWWSRVPPLVG from the coding sequence ATGAGTGATGCTCCCTGGCAGCTGCCGATCACGGAGCTGGCGCAGCGGATCGCGGCGCGGGACTTGTCGAGCGCCGATCTCGTCGGTGCCTGCCTGGACCGGATCGGGCGCCTCGACGGCGATCTGGGGAGCTTCGTGCACCTGTCGCCCGCAGCCCTCGACGCCGCGCGCGCGGCCGATGCCGAGATCGCCCGGGGCGGCCCGCGCGGCCCGCTGCACGGCGTCCCAATCGCCATCAAGGACAATTACACGACGGCCGACCTGCCGACCCGGGCGGGCACCGCGGTGGAGGCCCTGACCTTCCCGCGGGCGGACAGCCACGCGGTGACGCGGCTGCGCGCGGCCGGCGCGGTGATCCTCGGCAAGGTGCGCATGCACGAATTCGCCTGGGGCATGGTCACGCCGCCGACGCGCAACCCCTGGGACCTCGACCGGGTGCCCGGCGGCTCCAGCGGCGGCTCCGGCGCCGCGGTCGCGGCGCGCCTCTGCCCGGCCGCCCTCGGCTCGGATACCGGCGGCTCGATCCGGATTCCCGCCGCCCTGTGCGGCGTCGTCGGCCTCAAGCCGACCTACGGGCGGATCGGCCGGTCGGGGATCGTGCCGCATTCCTGGTCCCTCGACCATGCCGGGCCGCTGACCCGAACGGTGGCCGACGCCGCCCTGATGCTGCAGGTGCTCGCCGGCCCAGACCCGGACGACCCGGCCGCTTCGCGCGCGGCCCCGGTCCCCGACTACACGGCCGGGCTGGACCGGCCGATCCGGGGCCTGCGGGTCGCGGTGATCCGCAATCACTTCTTCGACGCGGTCGACGGGGCGGTGTCCGCCGCCGTCGAGGAGGCGATCCGGTTCTTCGCCCGTCAGGGCTGCACCGTCCGGGACGTGACGGCGCCCGCCCTCCGCCACGGGCTCGGGGCCATCTACGCCATCGAACTCGCCTCCTCGACGGCCTACCACGACCGCAGCATCGCGCTGGGCCACGTGGCGGGCTTCGCCGGGGATGTCCGCGACCTCGTGGAGATGGGCCGGCTGGTGACCGGGCCGGATTACCTGCGGGCCGAGCAGGTGCGGGCGCTGATCATGGCCGAGATGGCGGCGATCCTGGCGGAAGCCGACGTGATCGTCGGCCCGACCGCCCCGCTCACCGCGTGGCGGACGGACGAGACCAGCGTGGCGATCGGCGGCCGGCCGGAGAGCGTCCTGGCGGCTTCCTGGCGCCTCACCTACCCGTTCAATCTCACCGGCCTGCCGGCGATCGCGCTGCCCTGCGGGTTCGACCGGCGCGGGCTGCCGATCAGCCTGCAGATCGCCGCGCGGCCCTTCGGCGAACCCCTGATGCTGCGCGTCGCCCACCAGTATGAGCGGGCGCACGACTGGTGGTCCCGGGTGCCGCCCCTGGTCGGCTGA
- a CDS encoding DUF1236 domain-containing protein, producing MTNKILLALATAGVLALPISAQAQGTLRGAAEGAEAGSAAAGPVGGIVGGAVGAATGTVGGILGVDDRPRFRSYVRDRGVRSYSWGGPVRVGTVLPEDSVTYYDVPTEYRVRPGYRYTIVNDQPVLVDRGHRIVEVID from the coding sequence ATGACGAACAAGATCCTTCTCGCGCTGGCCACCGCCGGCGTGCTCGCCCTCCCGATCTCGGCCCAGGCGCAGGGAACCCTGCGCGGTGCGGCCGAAGGAGCCGAGGCCGGTTCGGCCGCAGCCGGTCCGGTCGGCGGCATCGTCGGCGGCGCGGTCGGCGCGGCGACCGGTACGGTGGGCGGAATCCTGGGCGTCGACGACCGCCCGCGCTTCCGCAGCTACGTCCGCGACCGCGGCGTGCGCTCGTACAGCTGGGGCGGTCCGGTCCGGGTCGGCACCGTCCTGCCGGAGGACAGCGTGACCTATTACGACGTGCCCACCGAGTACCGGGTGCGGCCGGGTTACCGCTACACGATCGTCAACGACCAGCCGGTTCTGGTCGATCGCGGTCACCGCATCGTCGAGGTCATCGACTGA